One Urocitellus parryii isolate mUroPar1 chromosome 9, mUroPar1.hap1, whole genome shotgun sequence DNA segment encodes these proteins:
- the Eif2ak1 gene encoding eukaryotic translation initiation factor 2-alpha kinase 1 isoform X2 yields the protein MGLLSSFTCSDEFSSLRLHHNRAITHLMRSAKERVRQDPCEDNSYMQKIRSREIAFEAQTSRYLNEFEEIAILGKGGYGRVYKVRNKLDGQHYAIKKILIKGATKTDCMKVLREVKVLAGLQHPNIVGYHTAWIEHVHVVQPQGRVPIQLPSLEVLSDVDRDQYGVKDNESSSSSIIFAEFTSEKEKPFGECDIENQNNKLVNYTTDLVIRDSNELESSIDLQENGLADLSDRSIVKHQLPVRHNSDLEGNFTSTEESSEENFNLLGQTEVQYHLMLHIQMQLCELSLFDWIAERNKRNQECVDEAACPYVMASVATKIFQELVEGVFYIHDMGIVHRDLKPRNIFLHGPDQQVKIGDFGLACTDIIQKNSDWTNRNGKGTPTHTSRVGTCLYASPEQLEGSEYDAKSDMYSLGVILLELFQPFGTEMERAAVLTGVRTGHIPESLSKRCPVQAKYIQHLTRRNASQRPSALQLLQSELFQTSGNVNLTLQMKIIEQEKEIEELKKQLSLLSQDRGVKDGLQT from the exons ATGGGGCTGCTGTCTTCTTTCACCTGCAGTGATGAGTTTAGCTCATTGAGACTACATCACAACAGAGCTATTACTCATTTAATGAGGTCTGCCAAAGAGAGAGTTCGCCAG GATCCTTGTGAGGATAATTCTTATATGCAGAAGATCAG ATCCAGGGAAATAGCCTTTGAAGCACAAACTTCACGTTACTTGAATGAATTTGAAGAAATTGCCATCTTAGGAAAAGGTGGATATGGAAGAGTATACAAG GTCAGGAATAAATTAGATGGCCAGCATTATGCAATTAAGAAAATTCTGATTAAGGGTGCAACTAAGACTGACTGCATGAAG gTACTACGGGAAGTAAAGGTGCTGGCAGGTCTTCAACACCCTAATATTGTAGGCTATCATACTGCATGGATAGAACATGTTCATGTGGTCCAGCCCCAAG GCAGAGTTCCTATTCAGTTGCCCTCTCTCGAAGTGCTCTCTGATGTGGACAG GGATCAATATGGTGTTAAAGACAATGAAAGTAGCAGCTCGTCAATCATCTTTGCTGAGTTtacctcagaaaaagaaaaaccctttgGAGAATGTGACATCGAAAATCAGAATAACAAATTGGTGAACTACACCACAGATTTAGTTATAAGGGACAGCAATGAACTTGAGTCATCCATTGATCTCCAGGAAAATGGCTTGGCTGATTTGTCTGACAGATCAATTGTCAAACATCAGCTGCCAGTCAGGCATAATTCAGACCTGGAAGGGAATTTCACATCCACTGAAGAGTCTTCTGAAGAAAACTTTAACTTGTTGGGACAGACAGAG GTGCAGTACCACCTGATGTTGCATATCCAAATGCAGCTGTGTGAGCTCTCCCTGTTTGACTGGATAGCCGAGAGGAACAAGCGGAACCAAGAGTGTGTGGATGAAGCTGCCT GTCCTTATGTTATGGCCAGTGTTGCAACAAAAATTTTTCAAGAATTGGTGGAAGGtgtattttacatacatgacatGGGAATTGTACACAGAGATCTGAAG cctagaaatatttttcttcatggtcCTGATCAGCAAGTTAAAATAGGAGACTTTGGCCTGGCCTGCACAGACATCATACAGAAGAATTCAGATTGGACCAATAGAAATGGGAAGG GAACACCAACACATACTTCCAGAGTGGGTACTTGTCTGTACGCCTCACCTGAGCAATTGGAAGGATCTGAGTACGATGCCAAG tCAGATATGTACAGCTTGGGTGTGATCCTGCTTGAACTCTTTCAGCCCTTTGGGACAGAAATGGAGCGAGCAGCAGTTTTAACAGGAGTAAGAACTGGTCACATACCTGAATCCCTTAGTAAAAGGTGTCCAGTACAAGCCAAGTATATCCAGCACTTAACTCGGAGGAATGCATCTCAGAGACCATCTGCTCTTCAGCTGCTGCAGAGTGAACTTTTCCAAACTTCTGGAaat
- the Ankrd61 gene encoding ankyrin repeat domain-containing protein 61: protein MGNITKTGSRNLVVDSTKSLEDSSTTALHTKLYEAIIKDDCTTIKALLRNHPVNQPLTILTSSTSYRLHLSQQTQSIIPIHLAAEYHKAPSLLCLLEHGADPEVRDTRGLTALHLMLLHWPITSTTWTKPGNRIQRILTDIQNNAVLCLRILCEHGAQVNARVDNSNKHSPLHLAITYGTYPVLSILAQNGAQVNAINESSMTPLHMAADVLNKEMMETLIACGANVNCAVSSTGNTALKLAVCTASSKAGRLLAAGVSCIRMLLIHGAKVNAQDHEGQTALHEACFGGREAIINLLLEFEANVNILTKNSESPIYMYLQRSSNIRDVTLLARLLYHTYPLRLTNKQGILPAGIMLPEFHLLKETLINFSQKPLSLEDICTRNIRNVYGEKYKQHLKKLLPMKMWNSIYCCYDLAYLLK, encoded by the exons ATGGGAAATATAACCAAGACGGGAAGCAGAAACCTGGTAGTTGACAGTACCAAGTCACTGGAGGACAGCTCAACCACAGCACTGCACACTAAGCTTTACGAAGCCATAATCAAAGATGACTGCACTACAATCAAGGCACTTCTCAGAAACCACCCTGTCAACCAGCCCCTGACTATTCTGACCAGCTCCACCAGCTATAGATTACATCTGAGCCAG CAAACACAGTCCATTATCCCAATTCATCTGGCCGCAGAATACCACAAGGCACCAAGTTTGCTCTGTTTGTTAGAACATGGAGCTGATCCAGAAGTAAG GGACACACGCGGCCTCACGGCTCTTCACTTGATGCTACTGCATTGGCCAATCACTTCTACCACATGGACAAAACCAGGCAACAGAATCCAAAGGATCCTGACAGACATTCAGAATAATGCTGTACTGTGTCTCCGCATTTTGTGTGAACATGGAGCTCAAGTTAATGCCCGGGTAGACAACAGCAACAAACATTCACCCCTCCACCTGGCCATAACATATGGAACCTACCCAGTTCTCTCCATTTTGGCCCAAAATGGTGCTCAGGTCAATGCCATTAATGAATCCAGCATGACACCCCTTCACATGGCTGCAGATGTACTGAATAAGGAAATGATGGAAACGCTCATTGCATGTGGTGCAAATGTTAACTGTGCTGTCTCTTCTACCGGGAACACAGCCCTGAAGCTGGCAGTGTGTACAGCATCAAGCAAGGCAGGCCGATTGCTAGCAGCAGGGGTTAGCTGCATCCGTATGCTGCTAATTCATGGAGCCAAAGTTAATGCCCAGGACCATGAAGGTCAAACAGCTCTCCATGAGGCATGTTTTGGAGGCAGAGAGGCAATAATCAATCTCTTGCTGGAATTTGAAGCAAATGTCAACATTTTAACAAAAAACTCAGAATCTCCAATTTATATGTACCTTCAACGTAGTTCCAACATCAGAGATGTGACACTTCTTGCCAGGCTACTTTATCACACTTACCCTTTGAGACTGACCAATAAGCAAGGTATCCTACCTGCAGGAATCATGCTACCAGAATTCCACCTCTTAAAGGAAACCCTAATAAACTTTTCTCAAAAACCTTTATCCCTAGAGGATATCTGTACAAGAAACATCAGAAACGTTTATGGTGAGAAATACAAACAACACCTGAAGAAACTTCTCCCGATGAAGATGTGGAACTCTATATACTGCTGTTATGATTTAGCTTACCTCTTGAAATAA